A single window of Candidatus Nealsonbacteria bacterium DNA harbors:
- a CDS encoding AAA family ATPase encodes MNGGQFTHKAQDALLAANDLARERSQQQIDALHLFYAILSQQESVVLTLLQKLGLDIENLKKKVKTGLDRISTIITPQAFGQFYLTQDLAKVLERARQEAVKMGDEFISVEHLFLGLLDTETKAKEILEAATFLQPGGGPTTLEFGKLNYETFLKQLAQIRGGQRITDPEPETKYQVIEKYTRNLTSLARQRKLDPVIGREGEIRRLMQVLSRRTKNNPVLIGEAGVGKTAIAEGLAQRIMTGDIPESIKDKEIIALDLGSLIAGTKYRGEFEDRIKSLLREVNRAAGRYILFIDELHTLIGAGAAEGAIDASSMLKPALAKGELKAIGATTLKEYQKYIERDPALERRFQPIYVAEPSIEDTILILRGLKERYELHHGVKIKDSALVACSQLAARYITDRFLPDKAVDLMDESMSALRLEIESEPAELDNLKREIQKLEIEKEALSPENPADCQKRLKAIARSLADLKEKTGVLELRWKTEKDLIQKIKNFKKEIDELNFQAEISQSQADLRKVAEIKYSKIPNLLQEVAKAEKDLVKIQKKGKFLKEEIIEEDVAKLVSRWTGIPVTRLIEEEAKKLEKIEQSISNQVIGQKEAILAIANAIRRSRAGISEEKRPLGSFMFLGPTGVGKTETARALAEFLFNDENALVRLDMSEYMEKHTVSKMLGSPPGYVGYEEGGQLTEKIRRRPYSVILLDEIEKAHPEVFNILLQILEDGRLTDAKGRIASFKNAILIMTSNVGSDIIAREASLGFVVGEEEKTQRESLKEKVMASLKQDFRPEFLNRIDEIIIFNYLGKPEIKKIVELELVKIAERLKNKKIGIRVSEKAKELLAEKGFDQNLGARPLKRVIQKLVLDPLALKIVAGQTKEGENIFIDSQDNQIIFQAPFNLSKSSKTKTTKSLT; translated from the coding sequence ATGAACGGCGGTCAGTTTACTCACAAAGCCCAAGATGCTCTTTTGGCGGCTAATGATTTAGCCAGAGAAAGGAGCCAGCAACAAATTGACGCTCTGCACTTGTTTTATGCCATTTTAAGCCAACAAGAGAGCGTGGTTTTGACTTTGCTTCAAAAATTGGGATTGGATATAGAAAACTTAAAGAAAAAGGTAAAAACCGGCTTGGACAGAATTTCAACAATCATTACTCCTCAGGCCTTTGGCCAGTTTTATCTTACTCAGGATTTGGCTAAGGTTTTGGAGCGAGCCCGTCAAGAAGCAGTTAAAATGGGAGATGAATTTATTTCGGTTGAGCATTTGTTTTTAGGTCTTTTAGATACTGAGACCAAGGCAAAAGAAATTTTAGAGGCAGCCACTTTTTTACAACCCGGCGGAGGACCGACCACTTTAGAATTCGGCAAATTAAATTACGAGACATTTTTAAAACAATTAGCCCAAATTCGGGGCGGTCAAAGAATCACTGACCCGGAACCGGAAACAAAATATCAAGTTATTGAAAAATATACTCGCAACCTTACTTCTTTGGCCCGGCAAAGAAAACTTGACCCGGTCATTGGCCGGGAAGGTGAAATTAGAAGATTAATGCAGGTTCTATCAAGGAGAACAAAAAACAATCCTGTTTTAATTGGCGAGGCCGGGGTTGGCAAAACAGCTATTGCTGAGGGCTTGGCTCAGAGAATTATGACCGGCGACATTCCCGAGTCCATCAAAGACAAAGAAATAATTGCTTTAGACCTTGGCTCTTTGATTGCCGGAACAAAATACCGGGGCGAATTTGAAGATAGAATTAAATCCCTTTTAAGGGAAGTTAACCGGGCGGCCGGCCGATATATTTTATTTATTGACGAACTTCACACTTTAATTGGGGCTGGCGCGGCCGAAGGAGCGATTGACGCTTCCAGCATGCTCAAACCGGCTCTTGCCAAGGGCGAATTAAAAGCCATTGGCGCCACCACTTTAAAAGAATATCAAAAATACATTGAAAGAGACCCGGCTTTGGAAAGAAGATTCCAGCCCATTTATGTGGCCGAACCCTCAATTGAAGATACCATTTTAATTTTGCGGGGACTGAAAGAAAGATACGAACTTCATCACGGAGTGAAAATAAAGGACTCGGCTTTGGTTGCCTGCTCGCAATTGGCAGCCAGATATATTACCGACAGATTTTTACCCGACAAAGCCGTGGATTTAATGGATGAATCAATGTCTGCCCTAAGATTGGAAATTGAGTCAGAGCCGGCCGAGCTGGATAATTTAAAAAGAGAAATTCAAAAATTAGAAATAGAAAAAGAAGCCCTTAGCCCTGAAAATCCGGCTGATTGCCAAAAGCGACTAAAAGCAATTGCCAGGTCTTTAGCCGATTTGAAAGAAAAAACCGGGGTTTTGGAATTGAGATGGAAAACAGAAAAGGACTTAATTCAAAAAATTAAAAATTTCAAAAAAGAGATAGATGAGCTTAACTTTCAGGCGGAAATCAGCCAGAGTCAGGCCGATTTGCGCAAAGTGGCTGAAATTAAATACAGCAAAATTCCCAATCTTTTGCAGGAAGTTGCCAAAGCGGAAAAGGACTTGGTTAAAATTCAAAAAAAAGGAAAATTTCTGAAAGAAGAAATTATTGAAGAAGATGTGGCAAAGCTTGTTTCCCGCTGGACAGGCATTCCGGTTACCCGGCTTATAGAAGAAGAAGCCAAAAAATTGGAGAAAATAGAGCAGTCAATTTCCAATCAGGTAATTGGTCAGAAAGAAGCGATTTTGGCTATTGCCAATGCTATCAGACGTTCGCGAGCCGGAATTTCGGAAGAAAAACGGCCCCTTGGCTCTTTTATGTTTTTAGGACCAACCGGAGTAGGAAAGACCGAGACGGCTCGGGCTTTGGCTGAATTTTTATTTAACGATGAGAACGCTTTGGTTCGTCTTGATATGTCTGAATATATGGAAAAACATACTGTCTCCAAAATGCTCGGCTCCCCGCCCGGCTATGTTGGTTATGAAGAAGGGGGACAATTGACGGAAAAAATCCGAAGAAGACCCTACAGCGTTATTTTATTAGATGAAATTGAAAAAGCCCACCCCGAGGTTTTCAATATTCTTTTGCAGATTTTGGAAGATGGCCGGCTGACCGACGCCAAAGGCAGAATCGCTTCTTTTAAAAACGCCATTTTAATTATGACTTCCAATGTTGGCTCGGATATTATTGCCCGAGAGGCATCTTTGGGTTTTGTTGTTGGCGAAGAAGAAAAAACTCAAAGAGAATCTTTGAAAGAAAAAGTAATGGCTTCTCTCAAGCAAGATTTCCGACCCGAATTTTTAAACCGGATTGATGAAATCATTATCTTTAATTATCTTGGCAAGCCGGAAATTAAAAAAATCGTGGAATTGGAACTGGTTAAAATAGCCGAACGATTAAAAAACAAAAAAATCGGAATTAGAGTTAGTGAAAAAGCCAAAGAACTTCTGGCAGAAAAGGGCTTTGACCAGAATCTGGGCGCCCGGCCATTAAAAAGAGTTATCCAGAAATTGGTTTTAGACCCCCTGGCTCTGAAAATTGTGGCCGGCCAGACCAAAGAAGGAGAAAATATATTTATTGATAGCCAGGATAATCAAATTATTTTTCAGGCCCCTTTTAATCTTTCCAAATCCTCAAAAACAAAAACAACAAAATCTCTTACCTGA
- a CDS encoding DUF433 domain-containing protein, with product MNQRIVVNPKIMAGKPIIKGTRIPVYLILNLLAAGYNFERIIKAYPQLVKEDIKAALEYLRESYKSI from the coding sequence ATGAACCAAAGAATTGTAGTCAATCCAAAAATTATGGCCGGAAAACCGATAATTAAAGGAACAAGAATTCCGGTGTATTTGATATTAAATCTTTTAGCTGCTGGCTATAATTTTGAAAGAATTATTAAGGCTTATCCTCAACTTGTCAAAGAAGATATTAAAGCCGCCTTAGAATACCTACGGGAAAGTTATAAATCCATATAA
- a CDS encoding LamG domain-containing protein — protein sequence GDIIYSGTFRIGKGVHGLIDEVRIYNRALRAAQIEASYLAGLERLLAKDLIDEQEYQQRLLGFRD from the coding sequence GGGGATATAATCTACTCTGGAACGTTTCGGATTGGTAAGGGTGTCCACGGCCTCATCGACGAAGTCCGCATTTACAATCGGGCGTTGAGGGCAGCCCAAATAGAGGCCTCCTACCTCGCTGGCTTGGAACGCCTCCTTGCCAAAGACCTGATAGACGAACAAGAATATCAACAACGACTATTAGGATTTAGAGATTAA
- a CDS encoding type II toxin-antitoxin system RelE/ParE family toxin, giving the protein MFNFEFKKKAAKEIDKLSPKIRKRILEKLRFYSFQDNPLRFADKLKDSRFGEYRFRMGDYRALFDLENNKIIILKVGHRKDIYKDC; this is encoded by the coding sequence GTGTTTAATTTCGAATTTAAAAAGAAAGCTGCAAAAGAAATAGATAAATTATCGCCAAAGATTAGGAAAAGGATTTTAGAAAAACTTAGATTTTATTCTTTCCAAGATAATCCTTTAAGGTTTGCTGATAAATTAAAAGATTCTCGATTTGGCGAGTATAGATTTAGAATGGGGGACTACAGAGCCCTTTTTGATTTGGAAAATAATAAAATTATTATTTTGAAAGTTGGCCACCGAAAAGATATTTATAAAGATTGTTAA